A genomic window from Yoonia rosea includes:
- a CDS encoding hemin uptake protein HemP, translated as MQNLPRPASVDRTSETDTYDARDLIRNGLKADIVLDGQTYTLRITRAGKLILTK; from the coding sequence ATGCAAAATCTGCCCCGCCCCGCCTCCGTCGACAGGACCTCTGAAACGGACACCTACGACGCACGTGATCTGATCCGCAACGGCCTTAAGGCCGACATCGTGCTGGATGGCCAGACCTACACCCTGCGCATCACGCGTGCGGGCAAGCTGATCCTGACCAAATGA
- a CDS encoding antibiotic biosynthesis monooxygenase family protein, whose translation MYLAMNRFTVPLENAAEFEELWLTRESKLQDMDGFVSFHMLKGPEDDGKILYASHTTWQSEAHFRAWTTSAEFRASHARAGQSRKLHEGAPRFEGFTAIQKIDALQSA comes from the coding sequence ATGTACCTTGCGATGAACCGTTTCACTGTACCCTTGGAAAATGCCGCTGAATTCGAAGAGCTTTGGCTTACCCGGGAAAGCAAATTGCAGGACATGGACGGTTTCGTGTCCTTCCACATGCTGAAAGGCCCCGAGGACGATGGCAAAATCCTCTATGCCTCGCATACCACATGGCAATCAGAGGCGCATTTCCGCGCATGGACAACCAGCGCAGAATTCCGCGCCTCACACGCCCGCGCGGGTCAAAGCCGCAAGCTGCATGAGGGCGCGCCACGTTTTGAGGGGTTCACCGCAATCCAGAAAATCGACGCACTACAAAGCGCATGA
- a CDS encoding FecCD family ABC transporter permease: MTVVSDIAVAPRDRLNHARALHWILAVALGLACLVNLQVGATDVTLSSVLAKLAQGETLSQIERVVLFDIRLPRLAMGILVGAGLAVSGAAMQGLFRNPLADPGIVGVGAGAGLGAILAIVLGALLPGWIIDRAGNHLVPFAAFLGGWGSTILLYRVSTRGGRTSVATMLLAGIALGALAGALSGILVYIADDRQLRDLTFWGLGSLAGASWAKVLSAAPLILLSLGTAMMLGRGLNGLALGEATAAHIGINVQRMKSIAILAVAGATGAAVAVSGGIGFIGIVVPHLLRLAAGPDHRTLLLNSALLGATLLILADVIARVVIAPAELPIGIVTAVLGAPVFLWILLKRRGLVEL; this comes from the coding sequence GTGACTGTCGTATCGGATATCGCGGTCGCCCCGCGCGACCGGTTGAACCACGCCCGCGCCTTGCATTGGATTCTTGCGGTTGCTTTGGGGCTGGCCTGTCTTGTGAACCTGCAGGTTGGCGCGACAGACGTCACCCTGTCATCCGTGCTGGCAAAACTGGCGCAGGGTGAGACGCTGAGCCAGATCGAACGCGTGGTGCTGTTTGACATCCGCCTGCCCCGGCTTGCCATGGGTATACTGGTCGGTGCAGGTTTGGCCGTATCAGGGGCTGCGATGCAAGGTCTGTTCCGCAACCCGTTGGCCGATCCGGGCATCGTTGGCGTGGGGGCCGGTGCGGGGCTGGGTGCGATCCTTGCCATCGTGCTGGGCGCACTCTTGCCCGGCTGGATAATCGACCGCGCAGGCAACCACCTTGTGCCCTTTGCCGCCTTTCTGGGTGGCTGGGGCTCGACCATCCTGCTCTACCGCGTCTCGACGCGGGGCGGGCGCACATCTGTGGCCACAATGCTTCTGGCGGGCATCGCGCTTGGCGCACTGGCAGGGGCCTTGTCGGGTATCCTCGTCTATATCGCCGATGACAGACAACTGCGCGATCTGACCTTCTGGGGTCTTGGCTCGCTTGCGGGTGCGAGCTGGGCCAAGGTGCTGTCCGCCGCGCCTTTGATCCTGCTTTCTCTCGGCACGGCAATGATGCTGGGGCGCGGGCTTAACGGGCTGGCCCTGGGCGAAGCGACCGCTGCCCATATCGGCATCAATGTGCAGCGCATGAAATCCATCGCCATCCTTGCCGTCGCCGGTGCCACCGGTGCGGCGGTCGCTGTTTCGGGCGGGATCGGGTTTATCGGGATCGTGGTGCCGCATCTGCTGCGTCTTGCCGCCGGTCCGGATCACCGGACGCTGCTACTGAATTCAGCGCTTCTGGGGGCGACCCTGCTGATCCTCGCCGATGTCATCGCGCGCGTGGTCATTGCCCCCGCAGAACTGCCCATCGGGATCGTGACAGCCGTCCTTGGCGCACCGGTCTTTTTGTGGATCCTGCTCAAACGTCGCGGATTGGTGGAACTATGA
- a CDS encoding heme/hemin ABC transporter substrate-binding protein has product MRHWPRKTAFRTGICAALCSTFLAIAVNAEQSADTPQASADVLSIGGSVTEIIAALGQAHRLKARDTTSSYPPSVADLPDVGYMRALSPEGVLSVGPSLILTEEGAGPPEALDVIRAANVALVEVPDALSVAGILRKIEIVGETLGVPEHAAGLMAEVEADLVAALADAERPEGDKKRVLFVLSTQGGKINASGTGTAADALIRMAGGVNAVSDYEGYKQITDEAVGLAAPDVILMMDRGGDHGLADDELFAMPAVQLTPAAQTRSIVRMDGLLMLGFGPRTAQAVQMLNDALYAKGT; this is encoded by the coding sequence ATGAGACACTGGCCTCGTAAAACCGCCTTCCGGACAGGAATATGCGCCGCTTTGTGCAGCACGTTTCTTGCCATAGCTGTCAACGCCGAACAAAGCGCAGATACGCCGCAGGCATCGGCCGATGTGCTATCAATCGGCGGTTCAGTCACCGAAATCATTGCAGCCCTTGGTCAGGCGCACCGCCTCAAGGCGCGCGACACAACGTCCAGTTATCCACCCAGTGTCGCCGACCTGCCCGATGTGGGTTACATGCGCGCCCTCTCGCCTGAGGGTGTACTCTCGGTCGGGCCGTCACTGATCCTGACCGAGGAAGGCGCTGGCCCCCCAGAGGCGCTCGATGTGATCCGTGCGGCGAATGTCGCCCTTGTCGAAGTGCCCGACGCCCTGAGCGTTGCAGGCATCCTGCGAAAGATCGAGATCGTGGGCGAGACACTTGGTGTGCCGGAACACGCTGCCGGATTAATGGCCGAAGTTGAGGCCGATCTCGTGGCGGCGCTTGCGGACGCTGAACGCCCTGAGGGTGACAAGAAGCGCGTGCTTTTTGTGCTGTCCACGCAGGGCGGCAAGATCAATGCCTCTGGTACAGGCACGGCAGCGGACGCGCTGATCCGCATGGCGGGGGGTGTGAATGCGGTCTCCGATTACGAAGGCTACAAACAGATCACCGATGAAGCGGTCGGGCTGGCCGCACCCGATGTGATCCTGATGATGGACAGGGGCGGCGATCATGGGTTGGCGGATGACGAATTGTTCGCCATGCCTGCGGTCCAGTTGACGCCCGCCGCGCAAACGCGTTCGATCGTGCGGATGGATGGCCTGCTGATGCTGGGCTTCGGGCCGCGCACAGCGCAGGCCGTGCAGATGCTGAACGACGCGCTTTATGCAAAGGGAACCTGA
- a CDS encoding heme ABC transporter ATP-binding protein translates to MSLIAEDIRVSYGKREALRGVSLTALPGEVTAIVGPNGSGKSTLLGAITASLPYRGAVSLNGQDIRGMKPWQLAAQRAVLPQASRLAFPFTVMEVVRLGLQSGTAGDRAEVPMQALARVGLAHYADRTFQELSGGEAQRVMLARVLAQVWAPFENGQPRWLLLDEPVSSLDIAHQLQVMDIARGFARAGGGVIAVMHDLNLTALYADRVALLATGKRMAFGRPQEVLTDEILSDAYGCALRVSAPPPAGIPFVLPHAASA, encoded by the coding sequence ATGAGCCTGATTGCCGAAGATATCCGCGTCTCATACGGCAAGCGCGAGGCGCTGCGCGGCGTGAGCCTGACCGCCCTCCCCGGAGAAGTGACCGCCATCGTTGGCCCCAACGGCTCTGGCAAATCCACCTTGCTCGGGGCGATCACGGCCTCTCTGCCCTATCGCGGTGCGGTCAGCTTGAACGGGCAGGACATACGCGGCATGAAGCCTTGGCAACTTGCAGCACAACGTGCTGTCCTCCCCCAGGCGTCGCGTCTTGCGTTTCCGTTTACGGTCATGGAGGTGGTCCGGCTGGGCCTGCAATCTGGCACGGCAGGAGACAGAGCCGAGGTGCCGATGCAGGCGCTGGCACGCGTCGGCCTCGCGCATTACGCCGACCGGACCTTTCAGGAATTGTCCGGCGGCGAAGCGCAACGGGTCATGCTTGCCCGTGTTCTGGCGCAGGTCTGGGCCCCTTTCGAGAACGGTCAACCACGCTGGCTCTTGCTGGATGAGCCGGTTTCCAGTCTCGATATCGCGCACCAGCTCCAAGTGATGGACATCGCACGCGGGTTTGCCCGCGCGGGTGGTGGCGTCATCGCGGTGATGCATGATCTGAACCTGACAGCGCTTTATGCCGACCGTGTCGCGCTGCTTGCGACAGGCAAACGCATGGCCTTCGGACGGCCGCAAGAGGTACTGACAGATGAGATACTGTCGGACGCCTACGGCTGCGCTTTGCGCGTCTCGGCCCCACCGCCCGCCGGCATCCCCTTTGTGCTGCCTCACGCGGCATCTGCCTGA
- a CDS encoding ChaN family lipoprotein, producing MRLTALLLVLALPAAAEPVADIVILGEVHDNPDAHLGQAAALQDLRPTAVVFEMLTAEQAARADADRTQIAAAWEASGWGNFPIYAPVFEAMGHARIVGAAAPRDAIQSVYSDGAAALFGEDAARFGLDEPLPDSQQEARMQLQFEAHCEAMPFAMMAGMVTVQRYRDAVFARAALEALETYGPPVAVIAGNGHARTDWGVPAKIATAAPDVITFAIGFIEDDGAGVPFDEVRIVPPAERDDPCKSLTSN from the coding sequence ATGCGATTGACCGCTCTATTATTGGTGCTTGCCCTGCCTGCCGCGGCCGAACCTGTTGCCGATATCGTCATTCTTGGCGAGGTCCATGACAACCCTGATGCACATCTGGGGCAAGCCGCCGCCCTGCAGGACCTGCGGCCCACCGCGGTCGTGTTCGAGATGCTGACCGCAGAGCAAGCCGCGCGTGCCGACGCCGACCGGACCCAGATCGCCGCCGCATGGGAAGCGAGCGGTTGGGGTAATTTCCCGATCTATGCGCCGGTCTTTGAAGCCATGGGGCATGCGCGCATCGTCGGTGCTGCAGCCCCGCGCGACGCGATCCAGAGTGTCTACAGTGATGGTGCCGCTGCCCTTTTCGGTGAAGACGCCGCGCGTTTCGGTCTGGATGAGCCTTTGCCGGACAGCCAGCAAGAGGCACGCATGCAACTGCAATTCGAGGCGCATTGCGAAGCCATGCCGTTTGCGATGATGGCGGGTATGGTTACCGTGCAGCGCTACCGCGATGCTGTTTTTGCCCGCGCCGCACTTGAAGCGCTCGAAACCTATGGACCACCCGTCGCCGTGATTGCCGGAAACGGCCACGCCCGCACCGATTGGGGCGTCCCAGCCAAGATCGCCACGGCGGCCCCTGACGTGATAACCTTTGCGATCGGCTTTATCGAAGACGACGGCGCAGGCGTACCTTTTGACGAGGTCCGCATCGTCCCACCCGCTGAACGCGACGATCCCTGCAAATCCCTGACATCCAACTAA
- a CDS encoding hemin-degrading factor: MTQHSAANPSDIRTFLAENPKLRARDAADAQGITEAQLVAAGIGHGTTRIAAHPDRIIPAAEALGEVMALTRVDACVHEKVGEYGNYHRGDHAAMTLTENVDLRIFPSHWVHAFAVETETAQGLRRSLQIFDAAGDAVHKIHLREGSHHAAWPAIVADLAVADQSDSQVVAARAPVEGPKSRADKADILRTEWAKLTDTHQFLRLCAKLKMNRLGAYRIAGAPWVRQLAPKAADTMLQAVRDAGIEVMVFVGNRGCIQIHTGKIHSLKPMGPWQNVMDPGFNLHLRLDKVAEVWAVHKPTQRGPAVSVEAFDAEGGMIFQVFGVGKEGRDSRAEWGQIVDCLSTLVEVPA; the protein is encoded by the coding sequence ATGACACAGCATAGCGCTGCCAATCCTTCCGATATTCGCACTTTTCTTGCGGAAAACCCGAAATTGCGCGCACGCGATGCGGCAGACGCCCAAGGCATTACCGAGGCGCAACTCGTTGCGGCCGGCATCGGCCATGGCACCACCCGAATCGCGGCCCACCCCGACCGGATCATCCCCGCAGCCGAAGCCTTGGGCGAAGTCATGGCGCTCACGCGCGTCGATGCCTGCGTACATGAAAAAGTGGGCGAATACGGCAACTACCACCGTGGCGATCATGCGGCGATGACCCTGACCGAGAATGTGGACCTGCGCATCTTTCCGTCACATTGGGTGCATGCGTTTGCCGTCGAAACAGAAACCGCGCAGGGGCTGCGCCGCTCTTTGCAGATTTTCGATGCAGCAGGCGATGCGGTGCACAAAATCCACCTGCGCGAGGGATCGCACCACGCGGCATGGCCCGCAATCGTCGCCGATCTGGCCGTCGCTGATCAGTCGGACAGTCAGGTGGTCGCCGCGCGCGCGCCCGTCGAGGGCCCGAAATCGCGCGCCGACAAAGCCGACATCCTGCGGACAGAGTGGGCAAAGCTGACGGATACGCACCAATTCCTGCGCCTGTGTGCCAAACTCAAGATGAACCGGCTCGGGGCCTACCGGATTGCCGGTGCACCTTGGGTGCGCCAGCTTGCCCCCAAGGCCGCTGATACGATGCTTCAGGCGGTGCGTGATGCCGGGATCGAGGTGATGGTCTTTGTCGGAAACCGTGGCTGCATCCAGATCCACACCGGTAAGATCCATAGCCTGAAACCGATGGGGCCTTGGCAGAACGTCATGGATCCCGGGTTCAACCTGCACCTGCGTCTCGATAAGGTGGCCGAGGTCTGGGCCGTGCACAAACCCACGCAACGCGGACCTGCCGTATCTGTCGAAGCCTTCGATGCTGAAGGCGGCATGATTTTTCAGGTGTTCGGCGTCGGCAAGGAGGGACGCGACTCGCGCGCAGAATGGGGCCAGATCGTGGATTGCCTTTCAACGCTTGTAGAGGTGCCCGCATGA